One genomic segment of Gasterosteus aculeatus chromosome 6, fGasAcu3.hap1.1, whole genome shotgun sequence includes these proteins:
- the LOC120820622 gene encoding vinculin-like isoform X7: MPVFHTKTIESILEPVAKQISHLVIMHEEGEVDGKAIPDLTVPVAAVQAAVSNLVRVGKETVQTTEDQVMKRDMPPAFIKVENSSSKLVQAAQMLKADPYSVPARDYLIDGSRGILSGTSDLLLTFDEAEVRKIIRVCKGILEYLAVAEVVETMEDLITYTKNLRPGMTKMSKMIEERQQELTHQEHRQMLVNSMNTVKELLPVLVSAIKIFVATKSSRGAGVEDAERNRKFIFEKMSAEINEIIRVLQLTTWDEDAWANKDMEAVKRCLALIESKMAQAKGWLKDSHGQPGDPGEVALRVILDEAGKVGELCAGKERKDILATTKALGQMTDQIADLRARGQGSNPGCVQRAGQCSQGLDLMFGKVDGAARRLEALINAKQAVARRLDAAQAWLADPHGGPEGEENIRALLAEAKRIADLCEDPKERDDILRSIGEISALTARLVELRRQGKGDSPEARALAKQIGGALLTLQSKTNRAVANMRPTKPAVTLEGKMDQALRWVNNPGVDDRGVECEILQWNTGQAAIRGMVGEGRRLAGGLLGPYRQDMIGRCDRTEALMTSLADMAGRGETEAPHARATAAQLQDSLKDLRQHMQEVMTKEVSDVFSDTTTPIKLLAVAATAPPDAPNRGEVFEERAGNFEAHAGRLGATAEKAAAVGTANKSTVEGIHASVKSARELTPQVTSAARILLKNPGNKAAYEHFDTMKNQWIDNVEKLTGLVDEAIDTKSLLDASEEAIKKDIDKCRVAMANVQPQMLVAGATSIARRANRVLLVAKREVENSEDPRFRDTVKHASDLLSHTISPMVMDAKAVAGNIQDKALQKVYLDSCLRILAAVGKVREAFQPQEPDFPPPPPDLDQLHVNDEQAPPKPPLPEGEVPPPRPPPPEEKDEEFPEQKAGEVLSEPMMVAARQLHDEARKWSSKGNDIIAAAKRMALLMAEMSRLVRGGSGNKRALIQCAKDIAKASDEVTRLAKEVAKQCTDRRIRTNLLQVCERIPTISTQLKILSTVKATMLGRTNISEEESEQATDMLVHNAQNLMQSVKETVREAEAASIKIRTDAGCTLRWVRKTPWYQ; this comes from the exons ATGCCGGTGTTTCACACCAAGACCATCGAGAGCATCCTGGAGCCGGTGGCCAAGCAGATCTCCCACCTGGTCATCATGCAcgaagagggggaggtggacGGCAAAGCCATCCCGGATCTGACGGTGCCCGTGGCCGCTGTGCAGGCGGCGGTCAGCAACCTCGTGCGG gtgGGCAAGGAGACCGTTCAAACCACCGAGGACCAGGTGATGAAGAGAGACATGCCTCCTGCATTCATTAA GGTGGAGAATTCAAGCTCTAAACTCGTCCAGGCAGCTCAGATGCTGAAGGCTGATCCATACTCTGTTCCTGCACGAGATTACCTGATCGATGGATCCAGAGGGATACTATCTGGAACATCTGACCTGCTCCTCACCTTTGATgaagcagag GTGCGTAAGATCATTCGTGTGTGTAAAGGCATCCTGGAGTACCTGGCAGTGGCTGAGGTGGTGGAGACCATGGAGGACCTTATCACTTACACCAAGAACCTGAGGCCAG GGATGACTAAAATGTCAAAGATGATTGAGGAGAGGCAGCAGGAGCTGACGCACCAAGAGCACAGGCAGATGCTCGTCAACTCCATGAACACCGTCAAAGAGCTGCTGCCGGTTCTTGTATCAG CGATAAAGATTTTTGTCGCAACCAAGAGCAGTCGAGGTGCCGGCGTTGAGGATGCAGAGAGGAACAGGAAGTTTATCTTTGAAAAGATGAGCGCTGAAATCAACGAGATCATCAGAGTGTTACAGCTCACCACGTGGGATGAAGATGCCTGGGCCAATAAG GATATGGAGGCTGTAAAGAGATGCTTGGCTTTGATTGAGTCTAAGATGGCACAAGCTAAAGGCTGGCTGAAGGACTCCCATGGACAACCAG GGGACCCCGGCGAGGTGGCCCTGCGCGTGATACTTGATGAAGCCGGTAAGGTGGGAGAGCTGTGTGccgggaaggaaaggaaagacaTTCTGGCAACAACTAAGGCTCTGGGACAAATGACGGACCAGATTGCCGACCTACGTGCAAG AGGCCAGGGCTCCAACCCGGGGTGTGTGCAGCGCGCAGGCCAGTGCTCACAGGGCTTAGACTTGATGTTTGGCAAAGTGGACGGTGCTGCTCGCAGATTGGAGGCTCTAATCAACGCCAAGCAGGCCGTCGCTCGGAGGCTCGACGCCGCACAG GCCTGGCTGGCTGATCCTCACGGCGGTccggagggagaggagaacaTTAGAGCGCTACTGGCAGAGGCCAAGCGCATCGCCGACTTATGTGAAGACCCCAAGGAGAGGGATGACATCCTGCGCTCCATCGGAGAGATCTCGGCCCTCACCGCCAGACTTGTGGAGCTGCGCAGACA GGGTAAAGGTGACAGCCCAGAAGCTCGCGCTTTGGCAAAGCAGATTGGAGGGGCACTGTTGACCCTGCAGTCCAAAACAAACCGGGCCGTGGCCAACATGAGACCAACAAAACCCGCCGTGACTTTGGAGGGCAAGATGGATCAGGCCCTCCGCTGGGTGAACAACCCCGGAGTGGACGACAGAGGAGTAG AGTGTGAAATACTACAGTGGAACACAG GTCAGGCGGCAATCAGAGGGATGGttggagaaggaaggaggctgGCAGGAGGCCTGTTAGGCCCGTACCGGCAGGACATGATTGGACGCTGCGACCGAACAGAGGCTCTCATGACATCATTGGCAGACATGGCCGGCAGGGGCGAGACTGAAGCCCCTCACGCTCGAGCTACAGCTGCACAACTGCAGGACAGCCTGAAG GACCTGAGGCAGCACATGCAGGAGGTGATGACCAAGGAAGTATCGGACGTTTTCAGTGACACCACTACGCCTATCAAACTGCTGGCTGTGGCTGCAACTGCTCCACCCGACGCCCCCAACAGAGGGGAG GTTTTTGAAGAGCGTGCAGGGAACTTCGAGGCCCACGCTGGTCGACTGGGGGCGACTGCAGAGAAGGCTGCTGCCGTGGGAACGGCCAACAAAAGTACTGTAGAGGGAATACATGCCAGCGTGAAAAGTGCCAGGGAGCTCACGCCACAG GTGACCTCTGCTGCTCGGATCTTGTTGAAGAATCCTGGAAATAAAGCAGCATACGAGCACTTTGACACCATGAAGAACCAGTGGATTGACAATGTGGAAAAACTCACTG gTCTGGTGGATGAAGCCATCGACACCAAATCTCTGTTAGATGCCTCCGAGGAGGCTATAAAGAAGGACATCGACAAGTGCCGGGTCGCCATGGCAAACGTTCAGCCCCAGATGCTTGTTGCCGGGGCAACGAGCATCGCAAGACGCGCCAATCGGGTCCTGTTGGTGGCTAAGAGGGAAGTGGAGAACTCTGAAGATCCGCGGTTCAGAGACACGGTAAAACATGCGTCAGacctcctctcccacaccatCTCACCCATGGTGATGGACGCCAAAGCAGTGGCTGGGAACATACAGGACAAAG CTCTGCAAAAGGTCTATTTGGACTCGTGTCTGAGGATCCTGGCCGCAGTCGGCAAAGTAAGAGAAGCCTTCCAACCTCAGGAGCCGgacttccctcctccaccaccggACCTGGACCAGCTCCAT GTCAACGACGAGCAGGCTCCACCCAAGCCCCCCTTACCAGAGGGCGAGGTGCCCCCAcctcgtccccctcctccagaggagaaggacgaggagTTCCCAGAGCAGAAGGCGGGAGAGGTGCTCAGCGAGCCCATGATGGTAGCGGCCAGGCAGCTGCACGATGAGGCGCGCAAGTGGTCGAGCAAG GGTAACGACATCATAGCAGCAGCCAAGCGGATGGCTCTGCTGATGGCAGAAATGTCTCGGCTGGTTCGTGGGGGAAGCGGGAACAAGCGAGCGCTGATTCAGTGTGCTAAGGACATCGCCAAGGCCTCAGATGAGGTGACGAGACTGGCCAAAGAAGTTGCCAAGCAGTGCACCGATAGACGCATCAGAACCAACCTCCTGCAG GTGTGTGAACGAATCCCTACCATCAGTACTCAGCTGAAAATCCTCTCTACTGTCAAAGCCACCATGCTGGGACGAACAAACATTAGTGAAGAGGAGTCAGAGCAG
- the LOC120820622 gene encoding vinculin-like isoform X3: MPVFHTKTIESILEPVAKQISHLVIMHEEGEVDGKAIPDLTVPVAAVQAAVSNLVRVGKETVQTTEDQVMKRDMPPAFIKVENSSSKLVQAAQMLKADPYSVPARDYLIDGSRGILSGTSDLLLTFDEAEVRKIIRVCKGILEYLAVAEVVETMEDLITYTKNLRPGMTKMSKMIEERQQELTHQEHRQMLVNSMNTVKELLPVLVSAIKIFVATKSSRGAGVEDAERNRKFIFEKMSAEINEIIRVLQLTTWDEDAWANKDMEAVKRCLALIESKMAQAKGWLKDSHGQPGDPGEVALRVILDEAGKVGELCAGKERKDILATTKALGQMTDQIADLRARGQGSNPGCVQRAGQCSQGLDLMFGKVDGAARRLEALINAKQAVARRLDAAQAWLADPHGGPEGEENIRALLAEAKRIADLCEDPKERDDILRSIGEISALTARLVELRRQGKGDSPEARALAKQIGGALLTLQSKTNRAVANMRPTKPAVTLEGKMDQALRWVNNPGVDDRGVECEILQWNTGQAAIRGMVGEGRRLAGGLLGPYRQDMIGRCDRTEALMTSLADMAGRGETEAPHARATAAQLQDSLKDLRQHMQEVMTKEVSDVFSDTTTPIKLLAVAATAPPDAPNRGEVFEERAGNFEAHAGRLGATAEKAAAVGTANKSTVEGIHASVKSARELTPQVTSAARILLKNPGNKAAYEHFDTMKNQWIDNVEKLTGLVDEAIDTKSLLDASEEAIKKDIDKCRVAMANVQPQMLVAGATSIARRANRVLLVAKREVENSEDPRFRDTVKHASDLLSHTISPMVMDAKAVAGNIQDKALQKVYLDSCLRILAAVGKVREAFQPQEPDFPPPPPDLDQLHVNDEQAPPKPPLPEGEVPPPRPPPPEEKDEEFPEQKAGEVLSEPMMVAARQLHDEARKWSSKPEDEEAVEEREVDDEDEFTDGEDDYEPELLMMPSNQPVNQPMLAAAQALHQEARKWSSKGNDIIAAAKRMALLMAEMSRLVRGGSGNKRALIQCAKDIAKASDEVTRLAKEVAKQCTDRRIRTNLLQVCERIPTISTQLKILSTVKATMLGRTNISEEESEQATDMLVHNAQNLMQSVKETVREAEAASIKIRTDAGCTLRWVRKTPWYQ; this comes from the exons ATGCCGGTGTTTCACACCAAGACCATCGAGAGCATCCTGGAGCCGGTGGCCAAGCAGATCTCCCACCTGGTCATCATGCAcgaagagggggaggtggacGGCAAAGCCATCCCGGATCTGACGGTGCCCGTGGCCGCTGTGCAGGCGGCGGTCAGCAACCTCGTGCGG gtgGGCAAGGAGACCGTTCAAACCACCGAGGACCAGGTGATGAAGAGAGACATGCCTCCTGCATTCATTAA GGTGGAGAATTCAAGCTCTAAACTCGTCCAGGCAGCTCAGATGCTGAAGGCTGATCCATACTCTGTTCCTGCACGAGATTACCTGATCGATGGATCCAGAGGGATACTATCTGGAACATCTGACCTGCTCCTCACCTTTGATgaagcagag GTGCGTAAGATCATTCGTGTGTGTAAAGGCATCCTGGAGTACCTGGCAGTGGCTGAGGTGGTGGAGACCATGGAGGACCTTATCACTTACACCAAGAACCTGAGGCCAG GGATGACTAAAATGTCAAAGATGATTGAGGAGAGGCAGCAGGAGCTGACGCACCAAGAGCACAGGCAGATGCTCGTCAACTCCATGAACACCGTCAAAGAGCTGCTGCCGGTTCTTGTATCAG CGATAAAGATTTTTGTCGCAACCAAGAGCAGTCGAGGTGCCGGCGTTGAGGATGCAGAGAGGAACAGGAAGTTTATCTTTGAAAAGATGAGCGCTGAAATCAACGAGATCATCAGAGTGTTACAGCTCACCACGTGGGATGAAGATGCCTGGGCCAATAAG GATATGGAGGCTGTAAAGAGATGCTTGGCTTTGATTGAGTCTAAGATGGCACAAGCTAAAGGCTGGCTGAAGGACTCCCATGGACAACCAG GGGACCCCGGCGAGGTGGCCCTGCGCGTGATACTTGATGAAGCCGGTAAGGTGGGAGAGCTGTGTGccgggaaggaaaggaaagacaTTCTGGCAACAACTAAGGCTCTGGGACAAATGACGGACCAGATTGCCGACCTACGTGCAAG AGGCCAGGGCTCCAACCCGGGGTGTGTGCAGCGCGCAGGCCAGTGCTCACAGGGCTTAGACTTGATGTTTGGCAAAGTGGACGGTGCTGCTCGCAGATTGGAGGCTCTAATCAACGCCAAGCAGGCCGTCGCTCGGAGGCTCGACGCCGCACAG GCCTGGCTGGCTGATCCTCACGGCGGTccggagggagaggagaacaTTAGAGCGCTACTGGCAGAGGCCAAGCGCATCGCCGACTTATGTGAAGACCCCAAGGAGAGGGATGACATCCTGCGCTCCATCGGAGAGATCTCGGCCCTCACCGCCAGACTTGTGGAGCTGCGCAGACA GGGTAAAGGTGACAGCCCAGAAGCTCGCGCTTTGGCAAAGCAGATTGGAGGGGCACTGTTGACCCTGCAGTCCAAAACAAACCGGGCCGTGGCCAACATGAGACCAACAAAACCCGCCGTGACTTTGGAGGGCAAGATGGATCAGGCCCTCCGCTGGGTGAACAACCCCGGAGTGGACGACAGAGGAGTAG AGTGTGAAATACTACAGTGGAACACAG GTCAGGCGGCAATCAGAGGGATGGttggagaaggaaggaggctgGCAGGAGGCCTGTTAGGCCCGTACCGGCAGGACATGATTGGACGCTGCGACCGAACAGAGGCTCTCATGACATCATTGGCAGACATGGCCGGCAGGGGCGAGACTGAAGCCCCTCACGCTCGAGCTACAGCTGCACAACTGCAGGACAGCCTGAAG GACCTGAGGCAGCACATGCAGGAGGTGATGACCAAGGAAGTATCGGACGTTTTCAGTGACACCACTACGCCTATCAAACTGCTGGCTGTGGCTGCAACTGCTCCACCCGACGCCCCCAACAGAGGGGAG GTTTTTGAAGAGCGTGCAGGGAACTTCGAGGCCCACGCTGGTCGACTGGGGGCGACTGCAGAGAAGGCTGCTGCCGTGGGAACGGCCAACAAAAGTACTGTAGAGGGAATACATGCCAGCGTGAAAAGTGCCAGGGAGCTCACGCCACAG GTGACCTCTGCTGCTCGGATCTTGTTGAAGAATCCTGGAAATAAAGCAGCATACGAGCACTTTGACACCATGAAGAACCAGTGGATTGACAATGTGGAAAAACTCACTG gTCTGGTGGATGAAGCCATCGACACCAAATCTCTGTTAGATGCCTCCGAGGAGGCTATAAAGAAGGACATCGACAAGTGCCGGGTCGCCATGGCAAACGTTCAGCCCCAGATGCTTGTTGCCGGGGCAACGAGCATCGCAAGACGCGCCAATCGGGTCCTGTTGGTGGCTAAGAGGGAAGTGGAGAACTCTGAAGATCCGCGGTTCAGAGACACGGTAAAACATGCGTCAGacctcctctcccacaccatCTCACCCATGGTGATGGACGCCAAAGCAGTGGCTGGGAACATACAGGACAAAG CTCTGCAAAAGGTCTATTTGGACTCGTGTCTGAGGATCCTGGCCGCAGTCGGCAAAGTAAGAGAAGCCTTCCAACCTCAGGAGCCGgacttccctcctccaccaccggACCTGGACCAGCTCCAT GTCAACGACGAGCAGGCTCCACCCAAGCCCCCCTTACCAGAGGGCGAGGTGCCCCCAcctcgtccccctcctccagaggagaaggacgaggagTTCCCAGAGCAGAAGGCGGGAGAGGTGCTCAGCGAGCCCATGATGGTAGCGGCCAGGCAGCTGCACGATGAGGCGCGCAAGTGGTCGAGCAAG CCAGAGGATGAGGAGGCAGtagaagagagagaggtagatgatgaagatgagttTACTGATGGTGAGGATGACTATGAGCCGGAACTGCTGATGATGCCCTCCAACCAGCCTGTCAATCAACCCATGCTTGCAGCTGCCCAGGCTCTCCACCAGGAGGCGCGCAAATGGTCCAGCAAG GGTAACGACATCATAGCAGCAGCCAAGCGGATGGCTCTGCTGATGGCAGAAATGTCTCGGCTGGTTCGTGGGGGAAGCGGGAACAAGCGAGCGCTGATTCAGTGTGCTAAGGACATCGCCAAGGCCTCAGATGAGGTGACGAGACTGGCCAAAGAAGTTGCCAAGCAGTGCACCGATAGACGCATCAGAACCAACCTCCTGCAG GTGTGTGAACGAATCCCTACCATCAGTACTCAGCTGAAAATCCTCTCTACTGTCAAAGCCACCATGCTGGGACGAACAAACATTAGTGAAGAGGAGTCAGAGCAG
- the LOC120820622 gene encoding vinculin-like isoform X6, protein MPVFHTKTIESILEPVAKQISHLVIMHEEGEVDGKAIPDLTVPVAAVQAAVSNLVRVGKETVQTTEDQVMKRDMPPAFIKVENSSSKLVQAAQMLKADPYSVPARDYLIDGSRGILSGTSDLLLTFDEAEVRKIIRVCKGILEYLAVAEVVETMEDLITYTKNLRPGMTKMSKMIEERQQELTHQEHRQMLVNSMNTVKELLPVLVSAIKIFVATKSSRGAGVEDAERNRKFIFEKMSAEINEIIRVLQLTTWDEDAWANKDMEAVKRCLALIESKMAQAKGWLKDSHGQPGDPGEVALRVILDEAGKVGELCAGKERKDILATTKALGQMTDQIADLRARGQGSNPGCVQRAGQCSQGLDLMFGKVDGAARRLEALINAKQAVARRLDAAQAWLADPHGGPEGEENIRALLAEAKRIADLCEDPKERDDILRSIGEISALTARLVELRRQMKLQRHTISRWHIMPAWKICCCLSTLGISPTIRGKGDSPEARALAKQIGGALLTLQSKTNRAVANMRPTKPAVTLEGKMDQALRWVNNPGVDDRGVGQAAIRGMVGEGRRLAGGLLGPYRQDMIGRCDRTEALMTSLADMAGRGETEAPHARATAAQLQDSLKDLRQHMQEVMTKEVSDVFSDTTTPIKLLAVAATAPPDAPNRGEVFEERAGNFEAHAGRLGATAEKAAAVGTANKSTVEGIHASVKSARELTPQVTSAARILLKNPGNKAAYEHFDTMKNQWIDNVEKLTGLVDEAIDTKSLLDASEEAIKKDIDKCRVAMANVQPQMLVAGATSIARRANRVLLVAKREVENSEDPRFRDTVKHASDLLSHTISPMVMDAKAVAGNIQDKALQKVYLDSCLRILAAVGKVREAFQPQEPDFPPPPPDLDQLHVNDEQAPPKPPLPEGEVPPPRPPPPEEKDEEFPEQKAGEVLSEPMMVAARQLHDEARKWSSKGNDIIAAAKRMALLMAEMSRLVRGGSGNKRALIQCAKDIAKASDEVTRLAKEVAKQCTDRRIRTNLLQVCERIPTISTQLKILSTVKATMLGRTNISEEESEQATDMLVHNAQNLMQSVKETVREAEAASIKIRTDAGCTLRWVRKTPWYQ, encoded by the exons ATGCCGGTGTTTCACACCAAGACCATCGAGAGCATCCTGGAGCCGGTGGCCAAGCAGATCTCCCACCTGGTCATCATGCAcgaagagggggaggtggacGGCAAAGCCATCCCGGATCTGACGGTGCCCGTGGCCGCTGTGCAGGCGGCGGTCAGCAACCTCGTGCGG gtgGGCAAGGAGACCGTTCAAACCACCGAGGACCAGGTGATGAAGAGAGACATGCCTCCTGCATTCATTAA GGTGGAGAATTCAAGCTCTAAACTCGTCCAGGCAGCTCAGATGCTGAAGGCTGATCCATACTCTGTTCCTGCACGAGATTACCTGATCGATGGATCCAGAGGGATACTATCTGGAACATCTGACCTGCTCCTCACCTTTGATgaagcagag GTGCGTAAGATCATTCGTGTGTGTAAAGGCATCCTGGAGTACCTGGCAGTGGCTGAGGTGGTGGAGACCATGGAGGACCTTATCACTTACACCAAGAACCTGAGGCCAG GGATGACTAAAATGTCAAAGATGATTGAGGAGAGGCAGCAGGAGCTGACGCACCAAGAGCACAGGCAGATGCTCGTCAACTCCATGAACACCGTCAAAGAGCTGCTGCCGGTTCTTGTATCAG CGATAAAGATTTTTGTCGCAACCAAGAGCAGTCGAGGTGCCGGCGTTGAGGATGCAGAGAGGAACAGGAAGTTTATCTTTGAAAAGATGAGCGCTGAAATCAACGAGATCATCAGAGTGTTACAGCTCACCACGTGGGATGAAGATGCCTGGGCCAATAAG GATATGGAGGCTGTAAAGAGATGCTTGGCTTTGATTGAGTCTAAGATGGCACAAGCTAAAGGCTGGCTGAAGGACTCCCATGGACAACCAG GGGACCCCGGCGAGGTGGCCCTGCGCGTGATACTTGATGAAGCCGGTAAGGTGGGAGAGCTGTGTGccgggaaggaaaggaaagacaTTCTGGCAACAACTAAGGCTCTGGGACAAATGACGGACCAGATTGCCGACCTACGTGCAAG AGGCCAGGGCTCCAACCCGGGGTGTGTGCAGCGCGCAGGCCAGTGCTCACAGGGCTTAGACTTGATGTTTGGCAAAGTGGACGGTGCTGCTCGCAGATTGGAGGCTCTAATCAACGCCAAGCAGGCCGTCGCTCGGAGGCTCGACGCCGCACAG GCCTGGCTGGCTGATCCTCACGGCGGTccggagggagaggagaacaTTAGAGCGCTACTGGCAGAGGCCAAGCGCATCGCCGACTTATGTGAAGACCCCAAGGAGAGGGATGACATCCTGCGCTCCATCGGAGAGATCTCGGCCCTCACCGCCAGACTTGTGGAGCTGCGCAGACA GATGAAACTGCAGCGTCATACCATCAGTAGGTGGCATATTATGCCCGCCTGGAAAATATGTTGTTGCTTGTCCACCCTGGGCATCAGTCCTACAATAAG GGGTAAAGGTGACAGCCCAGAAGCTCGCGCTTTGGCAAAGCAGATTGGAGGGGCACTGTTGACCCTGCAGTCCAAAACAAACCGGGCCGTGGCCAACATGAGACCAACAAAACCCGCCGTGACTTTGGAGGGCAAGATGGATCAGGCCCTCCGCTGGGTGAACAACCCCGGAGTGGACGACAGAGGAGTAG GTCAGGCGGCAATCAGAGGGATGGttggagaaggaaggaggctgGCAGGAGGCCTGTTAGGCCCGTACCGGCAGGACATGATTGGACGCTGCGACCGAACAGAGGCTCTCATGACATCATTGGCAGACATGGCCGGCAGGGGCGAGACTGAAGCCCCTCACGCTCGAGCTACAGCTGCACAACTGCAGGACAGCCTGAAG GACCTGAGGCAGCACATGCAGGAGGTGATGACCAAGGAAGTATCGGACGTTTTCAGTGACACCACTACGCCTATCAAACTGCTGGCTGTGGCTGCAACTGCTCCACCCGACGCCCCCAACAGAGGGGAG GTTTTTGAAGAGCGTGCAGGGAACTTCGAGGCCCACGCTGGTCGACTGGGGGCGACTGCAGAGAAGGCTGCTGCCGTGGGAACGGCCAACAAAAGTACTGTAGAGGGAATACATGCCAGCGTGAAAAGTGCCAGGGAGCTCACGCCACAG GTGACCTCTGCTGCTCGGATCTTGTTGAAGAATCCTGGAAATAAAGCAGCATACGAGCACTTTGACACCATGAAGAACCAGTGGATTGACAATGTGGAAAAACTCACTG gTCTGGTGGATGAAGCCATCGACACCAAATCTCTGTTAGATGCCTCCGAGGAGGCTATAAAGAAGGACATCGACAAGTGCCGGGTCGCCATGGCAAACGTTCAGCCCCAGATGCTTGTTGCCGGGGCAACGAGCATCGCAAGACGCGCCAATCGGGTCCTGTTGGTGGCTAAGAGGGAAGTGGAGAACTCTGAAGATCCGCGGTTCAGAGACACGGTAAAACATGCGTCAGacctcctctcccacaccatCTCACCCATGGTGATGGACGCCAAAGCAGTGGCTGGGAACATACAGGACAAAG CTCTGCAAAAGGTCTATTTGGACTCGTGTCTGAGGATCCTGGCCGCAGTCGGCAAAGTAAGAGAAGCCTTCCAACCTCAGGAGCCGgacttccctcctccaccaccggACCTGGACCAGCTCCAT GTCAACGACGAGCAGGCTCCACCCAAGCCCCCCTTACCAGAGGGCGAGGTGCCCCCAcctcgtccccctcctccagaggagaaggacgaggagTTCCCAGAGCAGAAGGCGGGAGAGGTGCTCAGCGAGCCCATGATGGTAGCGGCCAGGCAGCTGCACGATGAGGCGCGCAAGTGGTCGAGCAAG GGTAACGACATCATAGCAGCAGCCAAGCGGATGGCTCTGCTGATGGCAGAAATGTCTCGGCTGGTTCGTGGGGGAAGCGGGAACAAGCGAGCGCTGATTCAGTGTGCTAAGGACATCGCCAAGGCCTCAGATGAGGTGACGAGACTGGCCAAAGAAGTTGCCAAGCAGTGCACCGATAGACGCATCAGAACCAACCTCCTGCAG GTGTGTGAACGAATCCCTACCATCAGTACTCAGCTGAAAATCCTCTCTACTGTCAAAGCCACCATGCTGGGACGAACAAACATTAGTGAAGAGGAGTCAGAGCAG